The following DNA comes from Ruficoccus amylovorans.
CGTGATGCTGGATACCGACGAGAGCCGGGCCACGGGCTTTGGCGACGAAGGCGCAGACCTGATGATCGAGGGGGCGACCCTCTACGCCTATCCCAAGGGGGCGACGGGCTGGAACTGGGATTCGCTCGGTCCGGTGCCCAATGCGGTCGAAGGCGGTCGCCTCGTCTATACCTTGGCGCTGCCCGAGCAGCCGCGGATTTTGCGGCTTTTTGTGGAAAGCTTTAATGACAACTGGGAGGTCACGGACCGCTTTCCCGCGGAGGGCGCGGTCTCGGTGGACACCTCCCGCCTTGGATCGGTGCCGCAGGTCTCGGGCAGCGCTTCGCTGAGCGGTAACCTCTACCGCACGCCCACCGGAGGCCTGGCGGTGGCCGTCCTCGGGCAGGGGTTGGACCCCAATCGCCTCCGTGCCTTTATCAATACGGATGGCAACGCCTCAACCGGTCTGGCTCCCGCCGGGGCCGACTACATGATCGAGGGGCTTACGCTCTACAAGCACACTGGTTCGGGCACGGGGTGGGACTGGACACCGCTCGGCCAACTCACCCCCGACATCAGGGAGGCGGGGGTCCTCTACCAGATCGAGGCTGTGGACTACGGGGATGTCATCGAGTACCGTATCGAAAAAACGGATACAAACTGGGAGGTGATCGACCGCTACCCCGGCACAGGGATGAAAAAAACGAAAAGGTCCGAACTCAAAGAATATTCTTACCAAGGGCCTGACCGACAAGTCGGGCCTAAAAATTATTCCCTCGACGAGTTGATGGCCTTTGCACCGTCTTCGCTGAACGCAGGATTTGACCGGCTCATGGACGGGCTGGACTGGACGTCGGCTCCGCTGGCCGCCCCGGCGTGGAAGGCGAAGGGCTTTGACGAGGCGTTGCCTCTGGTCTTTACGCTACAGGATGCCCAGACGGGGGCGACGGTTGCGCTGACGCCCGCCTCGCAGTCTGTATCGGGCGAGTGGACCCGGTGGGCAGGCGAGGCCGGGGGCGTGCACTGGAGCGTTTTTTCCCGTCTGGATGAAAACGCGGACATGGACATCTACACCCGCCTCAAAAGTTCCGGCGAACGGCTGCTTCGCCTCGGTGTCGGGGTAAAAATACCGGCGGCGGACTGGGTTTGGCATGACGATGTCGAGTATCGCGAGCCTGTCTCCAGCGGGCGCGCCGAGTACGCGCACACCGGCGCGAGCCCCTACGGGATGGATGGGGCGGTCTCGAAATACCCGCTCGGAGTCATTAGCGCGGATGACCGGGCGCTCGTGCTGGAGACCGACCTGAGCGAGCCGGTGGTTTTTAAAATATCCGCCCGCCCGGCGCAGGGTGTATTCGGAATTCACTACGATGTGGCGTTGACGCCGCTGACCCTGAAATTTCCCAACGAAGCCGTCACACACCTGACTCTGCGCGCCCGCGATGTGCCCGAGCAGCAGGCGTTTCGTCAAGCTTTGGGGGAGCTTTACACGCGCAACCCTGCGCTGTTTGAGCGCCGTCCTGCCGAGGTCGGCTTGTGGATGCCATTTACCGATATTTCCAAAATCCGCGACCCGCAGGACTTCGGGTTCGCCTACTACGAAAAGGGCGGAGCCATCGGCGCTGACGTGGATTTCTGCCATGACAACGGCGTGCTCACCCTCGTCTATACCGAGCCGTGGCTGTACTGGCTGCCCATGCCGCAGGGGATGGAGCGCACGCCGCAGACAGCTCTGGCCCTGATGAAGCGGCTCGCTGCGGGGGGCACCGGAAAGGCGGCCGAATTCGCCTCGGGCGGACTACTGGGGGCGGCCCGTTCGCCGGAGGGTGACATTGTCATGACTTTTCAGGACGTGCCGTGGAATTCCGGTGGCCGCATGGAGGTGAGCACCGATCCCGAGCTTCCCACTGCTCCGGGCGCGTCGGTCAACCGTGCCATGGCCGAGTTCGCCTTTATGCGTGAGCAGATGGACCACGAAAAAGTGGACGGCATCTACCTGGACTCGCTCAGCGCGATGTTCATCATGGACTACAATCCCGAGGCACTGGCCGTGGCCGACTATCCGGCGACATTCACTGCCGATGTGCTCAAGCCCGGGCTGGCGACGCCCATCGCAGCTTATGAATTTATCGCTGCGTTGGCCGGTTACGCCGAATCGAAGGGCAAGTACCTGATGGGCAATTTCCCGTGCTGGAATTTCCCCTTCTTCATGCCGCTGATCGACATCCCCGGCGAGGAGACGCACTGGTTCAGCAAGGGCCGCTACGAGCGCATGAGCGATCGCGATCTGAACTACCGCCGCGCCATGTCCGGGCAGAAGGCGTGGGGCTTTCTCATGAACGGCGAGTACGACCATTTCGAGCCGCAGTTCGCCAGAAGCTATTTTGAGGACTGCCTCTTTTGGGCGTTTCAGCCGAGCCTCTTCAGTCACGACGCGGCCAACGATCCGTACTGGGAAAATGCGGAATGGTATGAGCGGGATCGTCCCTGGTTCCAACGCTACATGCCGTGGATTCAGCGACTGGCCGCGGTCGGCTGGCAGCCGACCGGGATCGCCAGCACGTCCGAGCCGGAGATCCAGGTCGAGCATTTTTATGGCGAAGGTGAGCCGGTTATTTTTATAACAGCGCGCAATTCGGGCGCGTCCACCGTCAGTTCCTACCTTGATGTCCAGCTCCCTCGCGACAGCGGCGAATGGCTGTGGACAAATCCGTTGGATGGCGAGGCGGGCTGGCTTTTCACCGATGCCGGTGGAGCGGGGACCGTTCCCGTCATGTTGGAGCCGGGGCAGGTCCGCGTGTTCGCGCTGGTGCCGGGCGGAGACATTGCGGCAGAGATCGGTTTTCTCGAAAACTGGCGGGACGGGGAGGGCGATGCCGCCCGCCTGATCAGTAAGCTGCGCTCGCTGCAAAAGGAGCAAAAGGCCGGTCTGCTGGTGGGGCTGGAAGCTTCGCCGCCGCTGCTGCGCGGAGTGGAGAATGAGCTTTGGCTGGAGATGAAAAACGCGTCCGCCTCACAGATCGAAGTCACCGCGCTCGCGCTCAAGCTGGCGGATGGCGGCGCGCTCAATTTATCGAAAACACCGCTCACGATTTCCGCAGGAAACTCCAGCGGGATGACGGTGGTTGTCCCGGCGGACTTTGAATGCAGCGACTTCGTGCTCGAAGCGACTTTTACCGTGAACGGTTCCAGTACGCCTCACACGCTGAGCCAGCCTTTCGCCTGGACGCTGCGCGATCCGGCTTCGGTCGTGCTGCTCGACAAACGCATTCTCTCGGTCCAGGAGGAGGCCAGCATCCCGCTGCGCGTGCGCAATCTGCTGGATGAACCCGCGCAGTTGCTCATCGAGTGGAGCGGCGATTATGGCAAGGGGCAGTCGGACATCTCCCTCGCCGCGAAGGAGGAGCGCAAGGTCTATCTGCCCGTCGTCTCCAACGGCAAGCCTCAGGGCAGCGTGAGCCTCCGGGCGCAGACGCGCGGACTGGATGTCTTTATGGCAGAAGTTGAGGTGACCTTTCTGGGCAAGCAGGCCAGTGTCGTGCGCGACAGCTCGGTCTCGGTCAGCACCAGTGGCGACTTCCCCGGCTACTCCGCGCAGGTCCTGCGCGACGGGGTAACCGCTGCTGCCGAGGGGATGGCCTTCAATGAAGCCGCTTGGGCCTCTGAGGACGCGCCTGGTGAGCGTTGGGTACGATTTGATTTTTCGGCTCCGCGCGAAGTCAGCGAGGTAAAAATCTACTGGAACCGGGAGGGCGGCGTGATCTACACCTCTCAGTCCGGCATCATCGAAGGCGTGCGCCCGGATGGTTCGGTCTATGAGCTGACGAGCTATTCACCCGAGCCGGAGTCAGAGGTTACGACGGTTTCCTTCGACCCGGCGAGCCTGGTCGGGCTTGTCGTGCGGCAGCCTGCGCGACAGGGACCGTCGGCGCGGCCCGACATTCTCTGGCTCAACGAGGTTGAAGTGCGCTGAGGGCGGTGCGTTCCGCCATGCACGCCATAAGTGGTCACGGCGATTTCGACCCGGTTTTGTGTAAACGTTTGTCCTTTACCTTTCCCGTGGGAGCGGGCACAGTGGGCATCGAGGCGTGAGTGTAATCACTTCCGCCCTGCGCAGTCATGGACATTCGTGAGTTTTCAACTTTGGTAGGGGTATCGACGGCCACGGTTTCTCGGGCCTTTTCCGGACGCGGCCGCATCAGCAAAAAGACGCAGGAGCGCATCCTGCGCGAAGCGCACAAGCACGGCTTCAGTCCGAACATCAATGCGCGCCGCCTTTCGTCGAAACTCAGCGGTGTCATCGGCCTGTACTACACGTTCGGCGACGAGATCATCTTCGACTACTACAATATGGAACTGGCGCAGGAAATCGCCAAGACCTGCGCCGAGCACAGTGTATCCCTGCACCTGGTTCTGCGCAGTCAGTCGCGCAAGGACTTGCAACTGAATCATCTGGTGGCGGGAAAGGGGCTGGACGGCGTCATCATCGTGACTGACAGCCTGCGTAGTCTGGAAGGGCTGGAGGATGTCATTCGCAAGTGCGCCACGGTGGTGATTTCCAACCAGATCTGGCCCGACAACCCGTCTCGCGGTTTTATTCATCTGGACTTTGAAAGCGGCATCAATCAGGCGGTTTCTCACCTCGTCCGTCTTGGGCACCGGCGGATCGGGTTCATTCGCGGACAGACCGATGAGAGCAAATTTGACGCCTACCGTCGCGCCCTTAAGCAAAACGGGATTCGCTTTGACAAGTCACTCGTCACTAAACCATCCAAGACGATACTGGATGGGCAGCAGGCTATTTCCGGGCTTTTAAAGGAAGGAATCACAGCGGTTATGTGCTGCACGGACTTGCTCGCTTTTGGGGCCTTGCAGGGGGCGCTCGGCCAGTCGGTGTCCGTGCCCGGCGATCTGTCCATTGTCGGGATGGATGACCTGGCGCTGAGCTCGCAGACGGTGCCTTCGCTTTCGAGTATCGGTGTCCCCAGGGCGCGTATTGCCGAGGGGGCGGTGAAGATGCTGGATCAATTGATTGATTCCTCAAACGGCGACAGACAGGACAGCGCTCAGTTTATGCATACCGTGAGCACTTTCCTGATCGAACGCGCTTCAATTGGGCCTGTCAAGATGGGCCGGGACTGAAAGCGGCAGCGGCGCAGCGCGCCTCTGTGTCGTCTGGTTTTGTGAGTATCTTTATTCTTATGGCTACTCTCGTGTGTGAGGATATGGGGATTTTCTTATATGTGTGTGTAAACGGTTACGCTTTTTCTTGACTCGGTATAAGAAGGCTGATTGCATGGGCTCATGAAAATCGGAGTGATTGGTATGGGCAAACGCCTGAGTCACATGGTCAATAACTGCATGCGCGAAGCGGATCCCGAGTTGAAGGTTGTCGCCGCGATTGATCCCGACGAGGAGGCAGTAAAAAAGGCACTGCCCGAAGAAGAGGCTGCTGCGGTCAAGTTCGTGGAGAACTGCGAAGGACTGATCGCCGCCGGTGTCGATGCGATTGCGATCGGGACACGCTGCAACCTGCACGCGCAGTACGCGGTCGAAGCGTCCAGGACAGGTTTGCCCCTGTTTCTGGAAAAACCGGTCGCGACGACGATGGAGGATGCGCTTATGCTGGAAAAGGCGTTCCAGGACTCCCGCTCCGAGGTCGTGGTGAGCTTCCCGCTGCGGACATCGCCTCTTTGCGTGCGGGTCAAGGAGCTGCTGGAGGAGGGCGTGATCGGGATTCCGCAGCATGTATTGGCTGTCAACTACGTTCCCTATGGCGACGTTTATTTCAACTCCTGGTATCGAGACTACGGCGTGACGGGTGGGCTCTTTTTGCAAAAGGCCACTCACGATTTCGACTACCTGGCGTACTGTCTGCGCAGCCCGATCGTGCGGGTCGCTGCCATGAAGTCGTGCGGCCGGGTCTATCGCGACTCCAGCCTGGCCGACGGTGAGCCGGACCCGGACTGCTATTACTATGACCAGGTTGGCACGGAAAAAACGGGCATGAACGAGGATTCCTCCAGTGCGCTGATCGAGTTCGCGAACGGCACCCAGGCGCTTTACACGCAGGTGTTTTATTCCCGGCGCGGGGCAGCCGCCCGCGGGGCCACTTTCTCCGGACATCGGGGTACGCTGCGCTTCGACTGGTATGAGAACATGGCGAAGATCGTGCACCATCAGCGCCCGTTCGAGGACACGATCAAAGTGGACTGTGAGCTGAACCACCACGGTGGCGACGGCGTACTGGCTGAGAACTTTGTCAAGGTCGTGCGCGGTGAAGCCAGCTCGATCTCCAGTATCTGGGCCGGATTACAGAGCGTTTACGCCTGCCTCGCCGCCAAGCAGAGCGCCGAGACCCGGACGTTCTGCGAAGTGCGAAATATTGATCAATTTAAACCAGCCGAGGCTGGTATGGCATGAAAACTGCAATGAGAGTGAAACCGTTTACGCAACTAATGAAGCTGTATAAAAACTAACCAATCGGGAGCTTCAGACGGTTGTCCATTATTTCCCTGAAACTCAAACGACCAACCATTACAGATTATGACAAAAATCCACACAGGTATCAAATTGTTCGCCGGACTCCTGGGAGTACTCGGGTTCTGCGCCACCGTCCATGCCGGGACGTACAAGACGATCACAATTGACGGGGATTTTTCCGACTGGGACGACGTGCCCGTCTTGACGACAGAGACACCCATGGCCGCCGGGCCGGTGCAGTTCGCTTCGATGTCCGTCGCCAATGACGGGGAGAAGCTCTACCTGCGGGTGGTGTACACCGCCGAGGTGGCCGTGAACTTCGGAGGTACCAACATCTATATCGGCATCGACACGGACAACGACCCTAGCACTGGGTTTAATGTGTACGGGTTGGGGATCGTCGGAGCGGAAGTCGCCTGGGAAAATGACTTCCCGTTCCAGCAGGATAATGATGTCTGGAATACCGGTGTAACCGTCACCGATGGCGGAGCGGCCATCTCGCCCTACGCGACCACCACGATCCAGCAGGAGCTCTCCATCAGCCTGTCGGCGACCTACGCCAATGACGGCAGCGCGGTCTTTCCGGACGACACGATCGCCATCGTCTTTTACACAACGACCTCCGAGGCCAGCCTCCTGGGCAAGGGCGTTTATACGTTTGCCATCCCCGAGCCTGGCCACTATGCGATGGGAGTATCGGCGCTGGCAGTTGGTGTTCTGCTGGTCTTCCGCCGCCGCCGCAAGTAGTCCGTTCTTTACCGGGTCGTTAAACACTCACGGGTCATGCTGATGAAAAGACAGAGCGGGTTTAGCCTGATCGAACTTCTGGTCGTCATCGCCGTGGTCGGGATACTTTCGAGTATCCTGATCACGGGGGTGAACCACGTGAGAAACAAAAGCAGCCAGATGAAAAGCGCTGCCAATGTCCGCAGCATCGGCGGGGCCTTGCATATGTACTCGCAGGAGAGCGACGGCAACCTCCCGGTCTGGCATGACTACACGGTCGGCAAATACTGGTGGCAACTGCTGCGGCCCTACGTCAACGACGACGACGAGGTCTTTCACAGCCCGGCGCACGAGGAGTTTGACGCGACCAATGACACGACGATTGCGCAGACGATTTCCTACGGCTGGAACTTCGCGGTCGTGGGGCGGCATATCGGCGATAAGTCCTACAGTGGGGACTTCGTGCAACCGGTGTTCCTGTTTGATAATCCAGGCAAGACGCTCGTATTAACAGACGGCCCGCGCTACGACTCGTGGGGCTACATCACCATCCTGCACCCGGCCGACCCCGACCGATACGGTGACGGTAAGGCGATCGGGCTCTTTCTGGACGGGCATATCGAGATCCGCGAGCAGGTGGACTTCACCATCGAAGATCCGTACTTTATCCCCGAGGAGGCCATGCCCTCCATGAAATAAAAAACACCTAACAGTGATGATTCTACTTTCTCGCTATTTCGCCGGCGCGGTGCTGGCGGCCACGATTTCCCATGCCTGCGGGGCGGATGTCTCCGGCGCACGGGACGCTTTCAGGAAAATCGATTCCTACGCCTGCTACTACGGCGAGGGCAAGCTGGACGAACTGCGCACCCGCGACGCGGTCGTCATCGAAACCAGGAACCAGAGCCTGGAAAACATCCATCGCCTGCAGGAGGGCGGCACGCTCGTCATCGGCTACATCAGCATCGGCGAGGACGACGACCTGCGCGTGGGCGACGGCAAGGGGCCGGGGGGCAAGGACTCCTCGTACTTCGACCGCGACGGTGACGGCCAGCCGGACCGCAACGGCATCTGGGACTCGTACTACGCGGACTCGCGGCAGCCTGCCTGGCGCGAGCATTTTATGAAAAACATCGCCCGGATGAAGGCCGTGCACCACGTGGACGGCTTCTTTCTGGACACGGTCGATACGAGCGAGCTGTACCCCGAGTCCGAGGAGGCGATGGTCTCGCTCATCCGCGAACTGCGTAGCGCCTACCCGGACAGCCTGATCGTGCTCAACCGCGGCTTCCACACGGTCGAGGCGCTGGCCCCGGTCATTGACGGGGTGATGTTCGAGAGTTTTACCGCCAGCTACGACTGGCCCAGCAGCAGCTACCTTTTACTGACGCCGTCGTCGTGGGACTACGGGCTGGAGGTTTGGCAGGAGGCGCTGAAACCGGCGATGGACAACTACGGCGTGGTTGTGCTCGCGCTGGACTATGCCCCGTCCGCCGACTCCGAACTGGTGAAAACGGCGATGGACCGTGCCGCGACATTCGGCTTTATCCCGGAGGTTTCGACCATCTACCTGGACGATATTTACGAGATCGACTACCAGCCGCAGAAAAACCCGGATTACCTGACTGTACAGTGTACGCCCGAGCGTTTGGCCTACGAGCTGACCGAGGCGGCCAACGGCTTTCCGGCGGGCACGCGCGTTATGCCCAGTTCGTCCTATCCCGACTACGAGGTCAAGGCCGTGGTCGATGGTGTCGCCGACAAGGACACGCTCGGCTGGCGTCACCGTGCGTGGGCTTCTCAGGAGACGGACGAGGACCACTGGCTGGAGTTTATCCTGCCGCAGCCGATACGGGCGGACGGGCTCGCCATCGACTGGGCCTGGGACAACGGAACGGCGTACGCGGCGCGGAATTTCCGGATCGAGGTCAAGCCACAGGAGAGCGAGGATTGGGTTCTGGTGAGCGAGTACTCCGAGAATGAACAGGCGCGCAACGCAGTCCGCTTCGCCCCGGTGAAGGTGGCCGCCGTGCGTGTGGTGCAGGAGGAGGGTGGCGGCTCGACCGGACGCCCCGACCTGATGTGGGTGGAGAAGGTCGCCCTCTCGGCCGTCAATTAACGTACCCCGAACCGACCGGATAAAAAAATGGGCTACATCGACTGGGGAATCGTCGCGCTGCTGCTGATGGCGATGCTGGCGCTGGTGCTGTACTCGCGCCGCTACATGCGCGGTGTGGCGGATTACCTCGTGGCAAACCGCTGCGCCGGGCGTTACCTGCTGACGCTCTCGGAGGGGATCGCGGGGCTGGGGGCGATCACGATTGTGGGTACGTTCGAGATCACGTACCAGGCCGGGTTTGTGCCGATCTGGTGGGGCTACTTTCTCTCGCCGCTGGGGCTGATTATCGCGCTCTCGGGGTTCGTCATTTACCGCTTCCGGCAGACCCGTTCGATGACGATGCCACAGTTTATCGAAATGCGCTACGGGCGCTCTTTCCGGGTCTTTTGCGGGATGCTGGCTTTCCTGTCCGGGCTGATAAATTTCGGGGTTTTTCCGGCCATCACGGCCCGGTTTTTTATCCACTTTTGCCAGTTGCCGGAAGTCTTTACCGTTTTGGGGACGCCGATCGCGACGTTCCCCGTGGTCATGGCACTGGAGTTGGGGTTGGC
Coding sequences within:
- a CDS encoding LacI family DNA-binding transcriptional regulator — its product is MDIREFSTLVGVSTATVSRAFSGRGRISKKTQERILREAHKHGFSPNINARRLSSKLSGVIGLYYTFGDEIIFDYYNMELAQEIAKTCAEHSVSLHLVLRSQSRKDLQLNHLVAGKGLDGVIIVTDSLRSLEGLEDVIRKCATVVISNQIWPDNPSRGFIHLDFESGINQAVSHLVRLGHRRIGFIRGQTDESKFDAYRRALKQNGIRFDKSLVTKPSKTILDGQQAISGLLKEGITAVMCCTDLLAFGALQGALGQSVSVPGDLSIVGMDDLALSSQTVPSLSSIGVPRARIAEGAVKMLDQLIDSSNGDRQDSAQFMHTVSTFLIERASIGPVKMGRD
- a CDS encoding Gfo/Idh/MocA family protein, with protein sequence MKIGVIGMGKRLSHMVNNCMREADPELKVVAAIDPDEEAVKKALPEEEAAAVKFVENCEGLIAAGVDAIAIGTRCNLHAQYAVEASRTGLPLFLEKPVATTMEDALMLEKAFQDSRSEVVVSFPLRTSPLCVRVKELLEEGVIGIPQHVLAVNYVPYGDVYFNSWYRDYGVTGGLFLQKATHDFDYLAYCLRSPIVRVAAMKSCGRVYRDSSLADGEPDPDCYYYDQVGTEKTGMNEDSSSALIEFANGTQALYTQVFYSRRGAAARGATFSGHRGTLRFDWYENMAKIVHHQRPFEDTIKVDCELNHHGGDGVLAENFVKVVRGEASSISSIWAGLQSVYACLAAKQSAETRTFCEVRNIDQFKPAEAGMA
- a CDS encoding type II secretion system protein, coding for MLMKRQSGFSLIELLVVIAVVGILSSILITGVNHVRNKSSQMKSAANVRSIGGALHMYSQESDGNLPVWHDYTVGKYWWQLLRPYVNDDDEVFHSPAHEEFDATNDTTIAQTISYGWNFAVVGRHIGDKSYSGDFVQPVFLFDNPGKTLVLTDGPRYDSWGYITILHPADPDRYGDGKAIGLFLDGHIEIREQVDFTIEDPYFIPEEAMPSMK
- a CDS encoding endo alpha-1,4 polygalactosaminidase, with translation MILLSRYFAGAVLAATISHACGADVSGARDAFRKIDSYACYYGEGKLDELRTRDAVVIETRNQSLENIHRLQEGGTLVIGYISIGEDDDLRVGDGKGPGGKDSSYFDRDGDGQPDRNGIWDSYYADSRQPAWREHFMKNIARMKAVHHVDGFFLDTVDTSELYPESEEAMVSLIRELRSAYPDSLIVLNRGFHTVEALAPVIDGVMFESFTASYDWPSSSYLLLTPSSWDYGLEVWQEALKPAMDNYGVVVLALDYAPSADSELVKTAMDRAATFGFIPEVSTIYLDDIYEIDYQPQKNPDYLTVQCTPERLAYELTEAANGFPAGTRVMPSSSYPDYEVKAVVDGVADKDTLGWRHRAWASQETDEDHWLEFILPQPIRADGLAIDWAWDNGTAYAARNFRIEVKPQESEDWVLVSEYSENEQARNAVRFAPVKVAAVRVVQEEGGGSTGRPDLMWVEKVALSAVN